The following are encoded in a window of Megalops cyprinoides isolate fMegCyp1 chromosome 16, fMegCyp1.pri, whole genome shotgun sequence genomic DNA:
- the sox3 gene encoding transcription factor Sox-3, with protein MYSMMETELKSPHPQSNTGSAAGAKNNSANDQERVKRPMNAFMVWSRGQRRKMAQENPKMHNSEISKRLGADWKLLTDAEKRPFIDEAKRLRAMHMKEHPDYKYRPRRKTKTLLKKDKYSLPGGLLAPGANTVNNAVSVGQRMDSYTHMNGWTNSAYSLMQDQLGYPQHPSMNSPQIQQMHRYEMAGLQYPMMSTAQTYMNAASTYSMSPAYTQQTTSAMGLGTMASVCKTEPSSPPPAITSHSQRACLGDLRDMISMYLPPGGDGADHSTLQSSRLHSVHQHYQSAGTGVNGTLPLTHI; from the coding sequence ATGTATAGCATGATGGAAACCGAATTAAAGAGCCCTCACCCGCAGTCCAACACGGGGTCGGCGGCGGGCGCAAAAAACAACAGTGCCAACGACCAGGAGCGGGTGAAGCGGCCCATGAATGCCTTCATGGTTTGGTCTCGGGGCCAGCGGAGAAAAATGGCCCAAGAGAATCCCAAAATGCACAACTCGGAGATCAGCAAACGCTTGGGTGCTGACTGGAAACTCTTGACCGATGCGGAGAAGCGACCCTTCATCGACGAGGCCAAACGTCTGCGAGCCATGCACATGAAGGAGCACCCGGATTATAAATATCGACCCCGCAGAAAGACCAAGACCTTGCTGAAGAAAGACAAGTACTCCTTACCCGGAGGACTCCTGGCGCCAGGTGCCAACACTGTCAACAATGCCGTTTCGGTTGGACAGCGGATGGACAGTTATACGCACATGAACGGTTGGACCAACAGTGCCTACTCTCTGATGCAGGACCAGCTGGGCTACCCGCAGCATCCCAGCATGAACAGCCCGCAGATCCAGCAGATGCACCGTTACGAGATGGCAGGGCTCCAGTACCCCATGATGTCCACCGCACAGACCTACATGAACGCCGCGTCCACCTACAGCATGTCCCCAGCCTACACGCAGCAGACCACCAGCGCTATGGGGTTGGGTACCATGGCGTCCGTGTGCAAGACCGAACCCAGCTCACCGCCACCGGCCATAACATCCCACTCCCAAAGAGCGTGTTTGGGGGACCTGAGGGATATGATAAGCATGTATCTTCCTCCTGGGGGAGACGGCGCGGATCACTCAACTCTGCAGAGTAGTCGGTTACACAGCGTGCATCAACATTATCAGAGCGCCGGAACCGGCGTGAACGGAACGCTACCCCTCACtcacatttga